The following proteins come from a genomic window of Pieris napi chromosome 15, ilPieNapi1.2, whole genome shotgun sequence:
- the LOC125056485 gene encoding glucosamine-6-phosphate isomerase isoform X2 — MSTDFNYVPSAVTRFVSLLISLIDVKVNKQKYTFSVRLWSAARARRPQLSLFTDPFGTRAVFKVYIEMRLIILEDASVVADWAARFVMQRIKEFAPGPGRRFVLGLPTGGTPLGMYRRLIDFYREGRLSFEHVTTFNMDEYVGLPRDHPESYHHYMYNEFFKHVDIAPEHAHVLDGNASDLAAECARFERLIKEAGGVHLFVGGIGPDGHIAFNEPGSSLVSRTRVKTLAYDTLEANKRFFDNDISKVPSKALTVGVGTVMDAKEVMILITGAHKAPALSKAIEEGVNHMWTVSAFQQHPQALFVCDEDATLELRVKTVKYFKALSEEHQKMIEEVPVEAQQVIH; from the exons ATGTCGACCGACTTTAATTACGTACCGAGCGCTGTCACTCGTTTTGttagtttattaatttcactgaTAGACGTTAaagtaaacaaacaaaaatatacattcaGTGTGCGACTGTGGTCAGCGGCGAGAGCGCGTCGGCCGCAGCTTTCGTTATTCACAGATCCTTTCGGAACGAGAGCAGTTTTTAAAG TTTACATCGAAATGCGCCTGATAATCTTAGAGGACGCGTCGGTGGTGGCGGATTGGGCGGCACGGTTCGTGATGCAGCGCATCAAGGAATTCGCTCCCGGCCCGGGACGGCGCTTCGTGCTGGGGCTGCCCACGGGCGGCACTCCCCTCGGGATGTACCGACGCCTGATCGACTTCTATCGCGAAGGCCGTCTCTCCTTCGAGCACGTGACCACCTTCAACATGGACGAGTACGTGGGGCTGCCGCGCGACCACCCCGAATCCTACCACCACTACATGTACAACGAGTTCTTCAAGCACGTGGACATAGCGCCGGAGCACGCGCACGTGCTGGACGGCAACGCGTCCGACTTGGCGGCCGAGTGCGCGCGCTTCGAGCGCCTCATCAAAGAGGCGGGCGGCGTGCACCTGTTCGTGGGCGGCATCGGGCCCGACGGGCACATCGCCTTCAACGAGCCCGGCTCCTCTCTCGTGTCGCGCACGCGCGTCAAGACGCTCGCCTACGACACGCTCGAGGCCAACAAGCGCTTCTTCGACAACGACATCTCCAAGGTGCCCTCGAAGGCGCTCACGGTGGGCGTCGGCACGGTGATGGACGCGAAGGAGGTGATGATCCTGATCACGGGCGCTCACAAGGCGCCGGCGCTGTCCAAGGCCATCGAGGAGGGCGTCAACCACATGTGGACCGTGTCCGCCTTCCAGCAGCACCCGCAGGCGCTCTTCGTGTGCGACGAGGACGCCACGCTCGAGCTGCGCGTCAAGACGGTCAAGTATTTCAAG GCGCTGAGCGAGGAGCACCAGAAGATGATCGAAGAGGTGCCGGTGGAGGCGCAGCAGGTCATCCATTGA
- the LOC125056485 gene encoding glucosamine-6-phosphate isomerase isoform X1: MSTDFNYVPSAVTRFVSLLISLIDVKVNKQKYTFSVRLWSAARARRPQLSLFTDPFGTRAVFKESVYIEMRLIILEDASVVADWAARFVMQRIKEFAPGPGRRFVLGLPTGGTPLGMYRRLIDFYREGRLSFEHVTTFNMDEYVGLPRDHPESYHHYMYNEFFKHVDIAPEHAHVLDGNASDLAAECARFERLIKEAGGVHLFVGGIGPDGHIAFNEPGSSLVSRTRVKTLAYDTLEANKRFFDNDISKVPSKALTVGVGTVMDAKEVMILITGAHKAPALSKAIEEGVNHMWTVSAFQQHPQALFVCDEDATLELRVKTVKYFKALSEEHQKMIEEVPVEAQQVIH, encoded by the exons ATGTCGACCGACTTTAATTACGTACCGAGCGCTGTCACTCGTTTTGttagtttattaatttcactgaTAGACGTTAaagtaaacaaacaaaaatatacattcaGTGTGCGACTGTGGTCAGCGGCGAGAGCGCGTCGGCCGCAGCTTTCGTTATTCACAGATCCTTTCGGAACGAGAGCAGTTTTTAAAG aGTCAGTTTACATCGAAATGCGCCTGATAATCTTAGAGGACGCGTCGGTGGTGGCGGATTGGGCGGCACGGTTCGTGATGCAGCGCATCAAGGAATTCGCTCCCGGCCCGGGACGGCGCTTCGTGCTGGGGCTGCCCACGGGCGGCACTCCCCTCGGGATGTACCGACGCCTGATCGACTTCTATCGCGAAGGCCGTCTCTCCTTCGAGCACGTGACCACCTTCAACATGGACGAGTACGTGGGGCTGCCGCGCGACCACCCCGAATCCTACCACCACTACATGTACAACGAGTTCTTCAAGCACGTGGACATAGCGCCGGAGCACGCGCACGTGCTGGACGGCAACGCGTCCGACTTGGCGGCCGAGTGCGCGCGCTTCGAGCGCCTCATCAAAGAGGCGGGCGGCGTGCACCTGTTCGTGGGCGGCATCGGGCCCGACGGGCACATCGCCTTCAACGAGCCCGGCTCCTCTCTCGTGTCGCGCACGCGCGTCAAGACGCTCGCCTACGACACGCTCGAGGCCAACAAGCGCTTCTTCGACAACGACATCTCCAAGGTGCCCTCGAAGGCGCTCACGGTGGGCGTCGGCACGGTGATGGACGCGAAGGAGGTGATGATCCTGATCACGGGCGCTCACAAGGCGCCGGCGCTGTCCAAGGCCATCGAGGAGGGCGTCAACCACATGTGGACCGTGTCCGCCTTCCAGCAGCACCCGCAGGCGCTCTTCGTGTGCGACGAGGACGCCACGCTCGAGCTGCGCGTCAAGACGGTCAAGTATTTCAAG GCGCTGAGCGAGGAGCACCAGAAGATGATCGAAGAGGTGCCGGTGGAGGCGCAGCAGGTCATCCATTGA
- the LOC125056485 gene encoding glucosamine-6-phosphate isomerase 2 isoform X3 encodes MSTDFNYVPSAVTRFVSLLISLIDVKVNKQKYTFSVRLWSAARARRPQLSLFTDPFGTRAVFKESVYIEMRLIILEDASVVADWAARFVMQRIKEFAPGPGRRFVLGLPTGGTPLGMYRRLIDFYREGRLSFEHVTTFNMDEYVGLPRDHPESYHHYMYNEFFKHVDIAPEHAHVLDGNASDLAAECARFERLIKEAGGVHLFVGGIGPDGHIAFNEPGSSLVSRTRVKTLAYDTLEANKRFFDNDISKVPSKALTVGVGTVMDAKEVMILITGAHKAPALSKAIEEGVNHMWTVSAFQQHPQALFVCDEDATLELRVKTVKYFKSLMAEHNKLIAGTR; translated from the exons ATGTCGACCGACTTTAATTACGTACCGAGCGCTGTCACTCGTTTTGttagtttattaatttcactgaTAGACGTTAaagtaaacaaacaaaaatatacattcaGTGTGCGACTGTGGTCAGCGGCGAGAGCGCGTCGGCCGCAGCTTTCGTTATTCACAGATCCTTTCGGAACGAGAGCAGTTTTTAAAG aGTCAGTTTACATCGAAATGCGCCTGATAATCTTAGAGGACGCGTCGGTGGTGGCGGATTGGGCGGCACGGTTCGTGATGCAGCGCATCAAGGAATTCGCTCCCGGCCCGGGACGGCGCTTCGTGCTGGGGCTGCCCACGGGCGGCACTCCCCTCGGGATGTACCGACGCCTGATCGACTTCTATCGCGAAGGCCGTCTCTCCTTCGAGCACGTGACCACCTTCAACATGGACGAGTACGTGGGGCTGCCGCGCGACCACCCCGAATCCTACCACCACTACATGTACAACGAGTTCTTCAAGCACGTGGACATAGCGCCGGAGCACGCGCACGTGCTGGACGGCAACGCGTCCGACTTGGCGGCCGAGTGCGCGCGCTTCGAGCGCCTCATCAAAGAGGCGGGCGGCGTGCACCTGTTCGTGGGCGGCATCGGGCCCGACGGGCACATCGCCTTCAACGAGCCCGGCTCCTCTCTCGTGTCGCGCACGCGCGTCAAGACGCTCGCCTACGACACGCTCGAGGCCAACAAGCGCTTCTTCGACAACGACATCTCCAAGGTGCCCTCGAAGGCGCTCACGGTGGGCGTCGGCACGGTGATGGACGCGAAGGAGGTGATGATCCTGATCACGGGCGCTCACAAGGCGCCGGCGCTGTCCAAGGCCATCGAGGAGGGCGTCAACCACATGTGGACCGTGTCCGCCTTCCAGCAGCACCCGCAGGCGCTCTTCGTGTGCGACGAGGACGCCACGCTCGAGCTGCGCGTCAAGACGGTCAAGTATTTCAAG AGTCTGATGGCGGAGCACAACAAGCTGATCGCGGGCACGCGGTGA
- the LOC125056485 gene encoding glucosamine-6-phosphate isomerase isoform X4, with product MRLIILEDASVVADWAARFVMQRIKEFAPGPGRRFVLGLPTGGTPLGMYRRLIDFYREGRLSFEHVTTFNMDEYVGLPRDHPESYHHYMYNEFFKHVDIAPEHAHVLDGNASDLAAECARFERLIKEAGGVHLFVGGIGPDGHIAFNEPGSSLVSRTRVKTLAYDTLEANKRFFDNDISKVPSKALTVGVGTVMDAKEVMILITGAHKAPALSKAIEEGVNHMWTVSAFQQHPQALFVCDEDATLELRVKTVKYFKALSEEHQKMIEEVPVEAQQVIH from the exons ATGCGCCTGATAATCTTAGAGGACGCGTCGGTGGTGGCGGATTGGGCGGCACGGTTCGTGATGCAGCGCATCAAGGAATTCGCTCCCGGCCCGGGACGGCGCTTCGTGCTGGGGCTGCCCACGGGCGGCACTCCCCTCGGGATGTACCGACGCCTGATCGACTTCTATCGCGAAGGCCGTCTCTCCTTCGAGCACGTGACCACCTTCAACATGGACGAGTACGTGGGGCTGCCGCGCGACCACCCCGAATCCTACCACCACTACATGTACAACGAGTTCTTCAAGCACGTGGACATAGCGCCGGAGCACGCGCACGTGCTGGACGGCAACGCGTCCGACTTGGCGGCCGAGTGCGCGCGCTTCGAGCGCCTCATCAAAGAGGCGGGCGGCGTGCACCTGTTCGTGGGCGGCATCGGGCCCGACGGGCACATCGCCTTCAACGAGCCCGGCTCCTCTCTCGTGTCGCGCACGCGCGTCAAGACGCTCGCCTACGACACGCTCGAGGCCAACAAGCGCTTCTTCGACAACGACATCTCCAAGGTGCCCTCGAAGGCGCTCACGGTGGGCGTCGGCACGGTGATGGACGCGAAGGAGGTGATGATCCTGATCACGGGCGCTCACAAGGCGCCGGCGCTGTCCAAGGCCATCGAGGAGGGCGTCAACCACATGTGGACCGTGTCCGCCTTCCAGCAGCACCCGCAGGCGCTCTTCGTGTGCGACGAGGACGCCACGCTCGAGCTGCGCGTCAAGACGGTCAAGTATTTCAAG GCGCTGAGCGAGGAGCACCAGAAGATGATCGAAGAGGTGCCGGTGGAGGCGCAGCAGGTCATCCATTGA